A window of the Parabacteroides merdae ATCC 43184 genome harbors these coding sequences:
- a CDS encoding DUF4954 family protein gives MSEGYLRHLLSEEIADLEMNGCTADNWENIKVASPFHAEHVCNVHFSGSVALGLFEKEFTLPGGVKKHSGIRNATLHNCKIGDNTLIENVHNYISNYFIGDDCFIQNVNVMYVEGRSSFGNNVEVSVLNETGGREVPIYNGLSASLAYLIALYRHRPALILRLQAMIADFAERQTGNYGFIGNHVKIINTGTVRNTVIADYATVENCTRLDNGTVNSNVNAPVYIGDSVIAEDFIISSGAVVADAAKIIRCFIGQACHVTHNFSAHDSLLFSNCAFENGEACAIFAGPFTVSMHKSSLLIAGMYSFLNAGSGSNQSNHMYKLGPIHQGIVERGSKTTSDSYILWPARVGAFSLVMGRHHHHSDTSDMPFSYLIEKDDETYLVPGVNLRSVGTIRDAQKWPKRDKRTDQQRLDMINYNLLSPYTIYKMMKAVGILKNLQELVGETSEVYYYQNTRIKGSSLRTALDLYGMAINKFLGNSLIKRLEGTDFCSMEEVWSQLKPTSSAGRGEWLDLSGLILPREELDRLIEKVEEGEITSLEAIEEFFAAMHSNYYDMEWTWAYDMLEEYYGVNLSSISAAQIVDLVRRWQDSVIGLDNLLYKDAKKEFSLTFMTGFGVDGSDKEKQEDFEGVRGAFESNPFVTAVKEHIVVKKALGDELIERMERLF, from the coding sequence ATGAGTGAAGGATATTTAAGGCATCTGCTATCGGAAGAAATTGCAGATTTGGAGATGAATGGCTGTACAGCCGATAATTGGGAAAACATAAAGGTTGCCAGCCCTTTTCATGCCGAACACGTTTGTAATGTCCATTTTTCAGGGAGTGTGGCATTGGGTCTTTTTGAAAAGGAATTTACTCTTCCGGGAGGGGTGAAGAAACATAGCGGTATCCGGAATGCAACTTTGCATAATTGTAAGATCGGCGATAATACGTTGATTGAAAATGTGCACAATTATATCTCCAACTATTTCATAGGTGATGATTGCTTCATACAGAACGTGAACGTGATGTATGTAGAAGGAAGGTCCTCTTTCGGGAACAATGTCGAAGTGTCCGTACTGAATGAAACGGGAGGTCGCGAAGTACCCATTTATAACGGTTTGTCCGCATCATTGGCCTATCTGATAGCTTTATATCGTCATCGGCCGGCTTTAATACTGCGTTTGCAGGCGATGATTGCCGATTTTGCCGAACGGCAGACTGGCAACTATGGTTTTATCGGCAACCATGTGAAAATAATCAATACAGGGACTGTGCGCAATACTGTGATTGCCGATTATGCAACGGTCGAAAACTGTACCCGTCTCGATAACGGTACGGTCAATAGCAATGTGAATGCTCCGGTGTATATTGGCGACAGCGTTATCGCGGAGGATTTTATCATTTCTTCGGGGGCTGTGGTTGCCGATGCCGCCAAGATTATCCGTTGTTTTATCGGGCAGGCGTGCCATGTGACGCATAACTTCTCTGCGCATGATTCACTTCTGTTCAGCAACTGCGCTTTTGAGAACGGAGAGGCTTGTGCTATCTTTGCAGGACCTTTTACTGTGTCGATGCATAAGAGCAGCCTGCTGATTGCCGGCATGTATTCGTTTCTGAATGCCGGAAGCGGCTCGAACCAAAGTAACCATATGTATAAGCTGGGCCCCATCCACCAGGGTATTGTGGAGAGAGGTTCCAAGACGACCAGTGACTCCTATATCCTGTGGCCTGCGCGTGTCGGGGCTTTCTCTCTGGTAATGGGGCGCCATCACCATCATAGCGATACGTCGGACATGCCTTTTTCTTATCTGATAGAGAAAGACGATGAGACTTACTTGGTTCCCGGTGTAAACCTGCGTAGCGTCGGTACGATCCGCGATGCGCAGAAATGGCCGAAGCGTGATAAGCGTACCGACCAGCAACGGCTGGATATGATCAACTACAACTTGCTGAGTCCGTATACCATCTACAAGATGATGAAAGCTGTCGGAATCTTGAAGAACCTGCAAGAGTTGGTGGGCGAGACATCCGAAGTCTATTATTATCAAAATACTCGTATCAAAGGTTCCTCTTTGCGTACGGCCCTCGATCTTTATGGTATGGCAATCAATAAATTCTTGGGGAACTCCTTGATCAAGCGCCTGGAAGGAACGGATTTCTGTTCTATGGAAGAAGTCTGGTCACAGTTGAAACCGACTTCTTCAGCTGGTCGTGGGGAATGGCTGGATCTTTCCGGGTTGATCCTTCCTCGTGAAGAATTGGACAGGTTGATCGAGAAAGTTGAAGAAGGCGAGATAACTTCGCTTGAGGCGATAGAAGAGTTCTTTGCAGCCATGCATTCCAATTATTATGATATGGAATGGACATGGGCGTATGATATGCTGGAAGAGTATTATGGTGTGAACCTGTCATCAATATCGGCAGCACAGATCGTCGATCTTGTCCGCCGCTGGCAGGACTCGGTGATCGGATTGGATAACCTGCTTTATAAAGATGCGAAGAAAGAATTCTCCCTTACTTTCATGACCGGTTTCGGTGTGGATGGTTCGGATAAAGAGAAGCAGGAAGATTTCGAAGGTGTGCGCGGTGCATTCGAGAGCAATCCCTTTGTCACGGCAGTCAAAGAGCATATTGTTGTCAAAAAGGCTTTGGGCGATGAGCTGATCGAACGCATGGAACGGCTGTTCTAA
- the hflX gene encoding GTPase HflX — MKEFIISEAQTEKAVLVGLITPEQNEQKVKEYLDELAFLADTAGVEAVKRFYQKLDYPNSVTFVGSGKLQEIKEYVVENEIGLVIFDDELSTKQLRNIEKELQVKILDRTNLILDIFARRAQTAHAKTQVELAQYKYMLPRLTRLWTHLERQRGGVGMRGPGETQLETDKRIILDKISKLKRDLVEIDKQKSVQRKNRGKMVRVALVGYTNVGKSTLMNLLSKSEVFAENKLFATLDTTVRKVIVDNLPFLLSDTVGFIRKLPTELVESFKSTLDEVREADLLVHVVDISHPTFEEQIEVVNRTLSEIDKTEKPMIMVFNKIDAFTFVPKDEDDLTPRTRENIDLDELKRTWMNKMQDNCIFISAKERTNIDALKALLYERVKQIHITRFPYNDFLFQQYDEE, encoded by the coding sequence ATGAAAGAATTTATTATATCTGAAGCACAGACAGAAAAGGCAGTTCTCGTAGGACTGATTACTCCTGAACAGAATGAACAGAAAGTGAAGGAATACCTGGATGAATTGGCTTTTTTGGCCGATACGGCAGGTGTCGAAGCTGTGAAACGTTTTTATCAGAAACTGGATTATCCGAACTCCGTGACCTTTGTCGGTTCTGGCAAGTTGCAGGAGATAAAGGAATATGTGGTGGAAAACGAGATCGGGTTGGTGATATTCGATGACGAACTTTCCACCAAGCAATTGCGTAATATCGAGAAAGAGTTGCAGGTGAAGATTTTGGACCGTACGAATCTGATCCTGGATATCTTCGCCCGTCGTGCACAGACTGCTCATGCGAAGACGCAGGTGGAACTGGCGCAATATAAATATATGCTGCCCCGCCTGACTCGTTTGTGGACACACTTGGAACGTCAGCGTGGTGGTGTCGGTATGCGTGGGCCGGGTGAAACTCAGTTGGAAACGGATAAGCGTATCATCCTGGATAAGATATCCAAGCTGAAACGGGACCTGGTCGAGATCGATAAGCAGAAAAGCGTGCAGCGGAAGAACCGCGGAAAGATGGTCCGCGTGGCACTGGTCGGTTATACCAATGTCGGAAAGTCCACATTGATGAACCTGCTTAGTAAGAGCGAAGTGTTTGCCGAGAACAAACTGTTCGCGACACTCGATACGACTGTCCGAAAGGTGATTGTCGACAATCTGCCTTTCCTGCTATCCGACACGGTCGGCTTTATCCGTAAGTTACCGACCGAACTGGTCGAATCTTTTAAATCGACTTTGGATGAGGTGCGTGAAGCGGACTTGTTGGTGCATGTCGTCGATATTTCTCATCCGACGTTTGAAGAACAGATCGAGGTGGTAAACCGCACCTTATCGGAAATCGACAAGACGGAGAAACCGATGATTATGGTGTTCAATAAGATCGATGCTTTCACTTTTGTCCCGAAGGATGAAGATGACCTGACTCCGCGTACACGTGAGAATATCGATTTGGACGAGTTGAAACGCACTTGGATGAATAAGATGCAGGATAATTGTATCTTTATCTCAGCCAAGGAACGGACGAATATCGATGCACTCAAAGCCTTGCTGTACGAGCGGGTGAAACAGATTCATATTACTCGTTTCCCTTATAACGATTTTCTTTTCCAACAATATGATGAAGAATGA
- a CDS encoding T9SS type A sorting domain-containing protein, which produces MKKGVIHFVQYVLVKILFFGAAYPLQAQVSNPSSWESFVGSDENRLVSDTLRLQTFGDSEWDNWGYTLTVNSSLIQEKHTIKIPVGSGIIFSPFSLNNYTNVKIVSHIAGLKLEPGELLLFNVHRNNSDEVITGNTPEQGKDYMGYRYLTIGSNPSSFAITTNKKVNTQNGYYMTDSVFAYGDIPSYSLFSGIGNWNDTTLWSHLPPLRHRNALIKGNVSITTDTYCKDIAIHSGSLEINPGSLFILQNLDLYENKASLHSGGTILLSGRITFHKTFEEPGKWYFISFPFDVYPPGIDLHFEQKDATPNDGGNYFYVQSYNGDKRASSNQSAGNWEVVPIRPDNVPLFEKNKGYLIALDEKTTNRTLSFSSRPGDIPENFANIGAIAIPLNSDSSSGNQENHGWYLCGNPFPALLPLTQIEKNKALDGNIYVYDGNGYKTYSLNSNYALPPFAAFFVKASSPTELKISSNSTPTKAINIIPTNFPMSKSITEPHPDKQSTEIELPNTENFRFFIKDGQLHLQNIPEAGYIKVFNMMGHCMFQKRIRQGSLVVPFTNLSGMYILQIHSANYQKYYKVVLP; this is translated from the coding sequence ATGAAAAAGGGAGTCATACACTTTGTTCAGTATGTACTTGTAAAGATTTTATTCTTCGGTGCCGCTTATCCTCTCCAGGCACAGGTTTCCAATCCATCCTCATGGGAAAGTTTTGTTGGTAGCGATGAAAATAGGCTTGTTTCGGATACGCTCAGATTGCAGACATTCGGGGATTCAGAATGGGATAATTGGGGATATACGTTAACTGTAAATTCTTCTCTTATCCAAGAGAAACATACGATAAAGATACCTGTCGGTTCCGGAATCATTTTTTCCCCCTTCTCACTTAATAATTATACAAATGTAAAAATCGTATCACATATTGCCGGACTCAAACTAGAACCCGGTGAGTTGTTATTATTTAACGTTCACCGTAATAATTCCGATGAAGTCATAACAGGAAACACTCCTGAACAAGGTAAAGATTACATGGGTTACAGATATCTTACAATCGGAAGCAATCCAAGCTCTTTTGCTATAACGACAAACAAAAAAGTCAATACACAGAATGGATATTATATGACCGATAGCGTTTTTGCTTATGGCGACATCCCTTCATATTCTCTATTCTCTGGTATCGGAAACTGGAACGACACAACCCTTTGGTCGCATCTTCCTCCACTCCGCCACAGGAATGCGCTCATAAAAGGGAATGTAAGTATAACAACAGATACGTATTGCAAAGATATCGCCATTCATTCCGGATCACTGGAGATCAATCCTGGCAGCCTGTTTATCCTACAGAATTTGGACCTATACGAAAACAAAGCCTCTCTCCATTCAGGAGGGACAATACTTCTTTCCGGCCGTATCACCTTCCATAAAACTTTTGAAGAACCCGGCAAATGGTATTTTATCTCATTTCCTTTCGACGTTTATCCGCCTGGCATCGACCTCCACTTCGAACAAAAGGATGCTACGCCTAACGACGGAGGCAACTATTTTTATGTCCAATCCTACAACGGAGACAAGCGGGCATCGTCCAACCAATCTGCCGGGAATTGGGAAGTCGTGCCCATCCGTCCCGATAATGTCCCCCTGTTCGAAAAAAACAAAGGTTACCTGATCGCATTAGACGAGAAAACGACAAACCGAACTTTATCTTTTTCATCTCGACCCGGCGACATCCCCGAAAATTTTGCCAATATAGGAGCTATTGCAATTCCTTTAAATTCCGACAGTTCTTCAGGCAATCAAGAAAACCATGGCTGGTATTTGTGCGGCAATCCATTCCCCGCACTACTTCCATTAACCCAAATCGAAAAAAACAAGGCTTTGGATGGAAATATCTATGTATATGACGGAAACGGTTATAAAACCTATTCCCTTAATAGCAACTATGCCCTCCCTCCTTTCGCCGCCTTCTTTGTAAAAGCATCCTCACCGACCGAGTTGAAAATATCGTCCAACAGCACACCCACAAAAGCAATAAACATAATCCCGACAAACTTCCCTATGAGTAAAAGTATAACCGAACCCCATCCCGACAAACAAAGCACAGAGATAGAGCTCCCCAATACAGAGAATTTCCGTTTTTTCATAAAAGACGGCCAACTACACCTGCAAAATATCCCGGAAGCAGGATATATCAAAGTTTTTAACATGATGGGACACTGCATGTTTCAAAAAAGAATACGACAAGGTTCGCTGGTAGTTCCGTTCACTAATCTCTCTGGAATGTACATTTTACAAATACATTCCGCCAACTATCAAAAATACTATAAAGTGGTCCTTCCATAA
- a CDS encoding FAD-dependent oxidoreductase translates to MKRRSFIRNISSLGLASVAVGTSFAAETPQSNSLPGKSKIPVYDGWDVIVVGGGPSGCAAATAAAREGAKTLLMEGTGALGGMGTSGLLNAWCPFTDGEKIIYKGIAERVFSESKKGVPHIHYDNWVPINGEYLKVVYDDLVTSEGVSVLFFTTMAAVEMKRKGVVDAIVVANKAGLSTYKAKVYIDCTGDGDLAAWAGADFVIGDESGSVQEGTLCFTLSNVDPYEFSLIGNVHTNRKDGPIHSIYGNPKYPLVKDKHMNDKLIGPGILGFNAGHVTVDSTDPVSLTEAMIKGRKLVRQLHEGLVEFEPKSFGASFLASTANLMGIRESRRIKCDYTFTLEDWLARKEFEDSIGRNCYYIDVHKQDATVYPRYKKGESHGIPFSCLTPAGLKNVMVAGRCISTDSYAHGSLRVMPPSLVTGEAVGVAAGQICKSKSPDIHNVDIQKLRKRLKEVGQLI, encoded by the coding sequence ATGAAGAGAAGAAGTTTTATCAGAAACATAAGTTCTTTAGGTTTGGCATCTGTAGCAGTGGGAACATCTTTTGCTGCAGAAACTCCTCAAAGTAACAGTTTGCCGGGAAAATCGAAAATACCGGTATATGATGGGTGGGACGTAATAGTTGTGGGGGGAGGACCTTCGGGATGTGCTGCGGCTACGGCTGCGGCACGCGAAGGTGCCAAAACTTTGTTAATGGAAGGAACTGGAGCCTTAGGTGGAATGGGGACTTCTGGCTTACTGAATGCGTGGTGCCCTTTTACGGATGGTGAGAAGATTATTTATAAAGGAATTGCGGAACGGGTTTTTTCCGAGTCAAAGAAAGGTGTTCCTCATATTCATTATGATAATTGGGTGCCTATAAATGGTGAATATCTGAAAGTCGTGTATGACGATTTGGTAACCTCTGAGGGCGTATCTGTTCTTTTTTTCACAACAATGGCTGCTGTCGAAATGAAACGTAAGGGGGTTGTCGATGCAATAGTTGTTGCTAATAAAGCAGGATTGTCAACTTACAAAGCTAAAGTATATATTGATTGTACAGGCGATGGTGATCTTGCGGCTTGGGCTGGTGCTGATTTTGTAATAGGAGATGAGAGTGGTTCCGTTCAAGAAGGTACTTTGTGCTTTACCTTGTCGAATGTCGACCCTTATGAGTTTTCTTTAATAGGGAATGTCCATACTAATCGGAAGGATGGTCCGATTCATTCTATTTATGGTAACCCTAAATACCCATTGGTGAAAGATAAGCACATGAATGACAAGTTAATCGGACCGGGTATCTTAGGATTCAATGCCGGTCATGTGACTGTTGATAGTACAGATCCAGTATCTTTGACTGAAGCAATGATAAAAGGACGTAAATTGGTAAGACAGTTACATGAAGGATTGGTCGAGTTTGAACCAAAGTCATTTGGTGCTTCTTTTTTGGCAAGTACGGCTAATTTGATGGGAATCAGGGAAAGTCGCCGGATAAAATGCGATTATACATTCACATTGGAAGATTGGCTCGCTCGTAAGGAGTTTGAGGACAGTATCGGACGTAACTGTTATTATATTGATGTCCATAAACAGGATGCAACCGTGTATCCTCGCTATAAGAAAGGAGAATCTCATGGAATCCCCTTTAGTTGTCTGACTCCTGCGGGTTTGAAAAATGTAATGGTTGCAGGACGTTGTATCTCGACGGATTCTTATGCTCATGGTAGTCTGCGTGTGATGCCACCGTCGCTTGTAACAGGTGAAGCAGTTGGTGTTGCTGCCGGTCAGATTTGTAAATCCAAATCTCCTGATATACATAATGTTGATATTCAAAAGTTGAGGAAACGATTGAAAGAAGTAGGTCAGTTGATCTGA
- a CDS encoding RagB/SusD family nutrient uptake outer membrane protein yields MKKIAFIILSSVMMNSCTDMNLIPESNLSPENFFKSEEDATAAVYGTYSVFTDNDIYNQFWEVLQSQGTDDCEWSGGRTTTNLDKNALDKFEYDGNTNLVYSVWIKHYVAVNRSNFAIENISNMGSEQIRDDVRKRLIGEAKFLRALAYFNLVRIYGGVPLVLKQTTSLDGLEVPRNTVDECYEQIISDLQEAKSVLPAIGQLPEGYLGRATKGSASAMLAKVYLTREDYQNVVKETSEVMQMGYKLWKNYADNFDVEKENGQESIFEIQYKRNTPGVSGSNYNGYYRPPFVNINGWVGYGDDPVTRNHYECYEEGDLRRDVNVRLYTKEEYPNMSSNYEFPCYVNKFQDPSPLAVRSQGGENNYPILRYSDVYLMRAEALNAINTSDAEAYECLNVIRRRAFGLNMNEASAIDIKLGLSKEDFLDIILLERRKEFAFEGQRRFDLVRTHKLKEAMMAQNPTIGAVVEEKHYLLPIPVTELDANKLLEQTPGW; encoded by the coding sequence ATGAAAAAAATAGCATTTATAATATTGAGTTCGGTCATGATGAACTCATGTACGGATATGAATCTGATACCGGAGTCTAATCTGAGTCCTGAAAACTTCTTTAAATCCGAAGAGGATGCAACAGCTGCTGTTTATGGAACGTATTCGGTTTTTACCGATAATGATATTTATAACCAGTTTTGGGAAGTATTGCAGAGTCAGGGTACTGATGATTGCGAGTGGAGTGGTGGGCGCACGACGACTAACCTGGACAAAAATGCTTTAGATAAATTTGAGTATGATGGGAATACGAATTTAGTTTACTCCGTTTGGATTAAGCACTATGTGGCAGTTAACCGCTCTAACTTCGCGATAGAAAATATTTCGAATATGGGGAGCGAACAGATAAGAGATGATGTCAGGAAGCGGCTGATCGGAGAAGCTAAGTTCCTGCGGGCATTGGCCTATTTTAATTTGGTTCGCATATATGGAGGAGTCCCTTTAGTATTGAAGCAAACCACTTCGTTGGATGGCTTAGAAGTTCCCCGGAATACAGTTGACGAATGTTATGAACAGATTATCTCGGATTTGCAAGAAGCAAAATCTGTTCTTCCTGCTATCGGGCAACTTCCAGAGGGATATTTAGGACGGGCAACAAAAGGGTCCGCCTCTGCTATGTTGGCAAAAGTTTATTTGACCCGTGAAGATTATCAGAATGTAGTGAAGGAGACGTCGGAAGTGATGCAGATGGGATATAAATTATGGAAGAATTATGCTGATAATTTTGATGTGGAAAAAGAAAATGGACAGGAATCTATATTTGAAATCCAGTATAAGCGGAATACTCCGGGTGTGTCGGGTAGTAATTACAACGGATATTATCGTCCTCCGTTTGTCAATATAAATGGTTGGGTCGGATATGGAGATGATCCAGTGACACGTAATCATTATGAATGTTACGAGGAAGGTGATTTGCGTCGGGATGTAAATGTGCGTCTTTATACGAAGGAAGAGTATCCGAATATGTCTTCCAATTATGAGTTTCCTTGTTATGTAAATAAATTTCAGGATCCTTCGCCGTTGGCCGTAAGATCTCAAGGAGGAGAAAATAATTATCCGATATTGCGTTATTCGGACGTCTATCTAATGCGTGCGGAAGCCTTGAATGCAATAAATACTTCTGATGCAGAGGCGTATGAGTGCTTAAATGTCATACGTCGTAGGGCTTTTGGACTTAATATGAACGAGGCTTCTGCTATTGATATTAAGCTAGGATTGAGTAAAGAAGATTTCTTGGATATAATTCTTTTGGAACGTCGTAAAGAATTTGCATTTGAAGGACAACGTCGTTTTGATTTGGTACGTACGCATAAATTGAAGGAAGCCATGATGGCGCAGAATCCGACTATTGGTGCTGTGGTAGAGGAAAAACATTATCTGTTGCCTATACCTGTGACAGAATTGGATGCAAATAAGTTATTAGAGCAAACTCCGGGATGGTAA